Genomic DNA from Euleptes europaea isolate rEulEur1 chromosome 14, rEulEur1.hap1, whole genome shotgun sequence:
gggagaagtttttctccctctcccataatactagaacacagggtcatctgctaaagctggagggtgagagattcaaaacagataaaaggaagtattttttcacacaacacatagttaaattgtggaactccctgccccaggatgtggtgatggctgccagcttggagggctttaagaggggagtggacatattcatggaggataggggtattcatggctgttagttagaatggatattagtcatgctgcatacctattctctctatcatccgaggagcatgcctattattttgggtgtggtggaacacaggcagaatggtgctgctgcactcgtcttgttagtggcttcctagaggcatctggttggccactgtgtgaacagactgctggacttgatgggccttggtctgatccagcagggcctttcttatgttcttatgttcttatccctgcCTGAGTCTACATTCTGAGTTCACAGCAGAGATAAAATCCAAACCAAGGACCTCCTGATTCATAGCTCGTGATGCTGTATAGGCCATGAGCTGTGAACCATGTCTGAAGCATGTGTTAGCATTCTCAGtaggcctccccccaccctatTCATGAGAGACCCATGGTTCTTCAGACCCATTAACATCTCCTGGCCTTCATTATGTAACAGATGAATATGAATACGGACATGAGGCTGGTGGCTGCCAATGAAGTTTTCATGAAACATGAATTGCTGGTGGGAGTCACTGGCCAGCTGGACCAGCTTCACAGCATCCCGCAGGTATGCTTTCCATGTAAAACAGCTTCCATCTATCTCTGGGAACTTGTCCTTACTAATTTCACTCAAGCTGTCAGATGTCTCTAGGGCAGGGCTTTCTGGAGTTTAGCTTCTTTATGATGAGAAGGACTCAGGGCCAAATTCAACCACTGCGAGTTCCATGACTGGAGCTGcaggttttttttcttaattagggttgccaacctccaggtactagctggagatctgctattacaactgatcttcagctgatagagatcagttctcctggagaaaattgtcgctttggcaactggactctatggcattgaagtccctccccaaactctgccctcctcaagctccaccccaaaaatctcctgccaatgatgaagagggatctggcaacactattcTTAATGCAGTTTTCAGGTGAGCAAGAGATCATTTCTGATTGGATCCCTGGTGgatatatgtgtgtgcgtgtgtgtgtgtgtgtaaagtgctggcaagttgaagccgacttatggcgaccccttttgaggttttcatggcaagagactaacaggtggtttgccagtcccttcctctgcacagtaaccctggtattccttggtggtctcccatccaaatacgaaccagggctgaccctgcttagcttctgagatcttacgagatcaggctagcctgggccattcaggtcagggcatggtgGATATAGGGGTGGTTAAATGGTCAGCAAAATGGTAAGGATGGTTTAATGGTCAGCAAAATGGTAAGGATGGAGGGAAGTCTTGACCTCTCCTCCTTTTGCATAATGGTTCTGTTCAGAATCTGATCCCCATGTGCCTGagaactgcattaaaaaaacaaaaaaacaaacaaacggtgAGAGCTCTAATCATGGAACTCCCAGCATCTTGTCTGGTTTGGCCAAGGAAACTCTGGATATTAGTGAGGTCTTACAAAAGGGGCAATGGTTTATCAGGGTGGTTACTGAAAAACCAAGACTGTCCCTGGTAAATAGTTGTATATataggttgagcatcccttatccaaaaatccaaaatctgaaatgatccaaaatctgaaacttttTTAGCGCTGACATGATGGCGACATGACGCCACCTGACCTCATGTGACGGGTCGCAGTCAAAACGCAGGCACCCAACAGACAGTTTATTCCGCATCCCCAAGGGGAAATTGCTTATCGGTTGCATAATGATGGTGAAGGCAAAAAACCACTATCACAACCACACATGGGTGGCTGAGATAGTGACATGTTTGCTTTCtcatggttcaatgtacacaaactttgtttcacgCACAAAATTAttgtattgtataaaattaccttcaggctaggTGTATaagatgtatataaaacataaatgaatttcatgtttagacttgggtcccacccCAAAGATATCTCATTGCATATATGCAAAtattgaaaaatccaaaaaataaataaatctgaaatcgAAACACACCTGgtccaagcatttcagataaaggATACTTAACTTGTATTCATAGCCACACTCCCTCAGGATGGAGTTTGCTGGTTCAAAATGAATCCTAGTAAATTACAGAGGCCACTATGCAGAAAGCTGACTCGGACTGTTGCTGGTTTCTGAAATTTCACCAGACTTTCAGGCTTACTCTCCCAGCATACGGACTAGAAACATGTGTCTTTTAGTTAAATGGAAGTGGAGACTCTTGGGGGACTGGGCTCTGGGCCCAGTTTCTAATTTTGGTGCCTGTGAATTGTGATTATGCAGTGCACGCAGTCCCACATATAGACTGTCTGGACCCATAAGGAAATTGTGCTTCTCTGTCCTTTTCCCATGTTACTCAGCTGTGGTTTGTTCATTTCAACGTGGAGCCATGTGTTCAGTCTTTAGAGGAGTCAATTACGGAAATGAAGAGGAACCAAGAGGTGAGTTACATTTCGACATGTTTGGGCTGTCTCTGGGGCGGTCCCACAGTAAGGATGCTTCAAAATTCTCCTCATACAAATTTTCCTCCACATTTTGGAGCCTGGGTTACCTCTTCTTTTCCCCAAAGTGGAATTCTCCATTATGAATCCTCTGCATTTCCCAAGCCCTGTGCTTATGCAATGTGCTGCCTATTTCAACTTCTTCATAATTGACGTCTTTTCCACTGCCCTGTATTACTCATGCACAAGTATGCATTAATGCTGACCTGtaaaaaaagcaatcttgatgaGACCAAATATATAATTGCATCAACTTTCTTTCATGGCTGTGTGTTCCCAGTGGCAATTTGTACTTGTGTACACTGACAAAAGAACCACAAAAAAGCAATTGTGCATGATTATATGCATGGTTTCATCAATATTCTTTTGTGTGGTTTTTGGATAAGAACTAGGAGAATTTCTCTGTTGAACTCCAAGATCAACGCATGTACAGTTTGCACCAGTTGTTTTAGTCCTTTAGTTGATTTTCATTCTTTCCCTCCTGCTACATTACTGAGGCACATGTGCACATtgataaaacattacaaaatagCACTCTTGATGTGATTGTAAGTACAAAAAGCACATGCTTTTGTGTGATGTTtttctagggtggccaactgccagttgggaaattcctgaagaattgggggtggggcctggggagggtggggtttgaggaggggagggacttcagtgggatatgatgctccaaagcagccattttctccaggggaactgatctctgtagtctggagatcagttgtaattctcggagatctccaggcaccacctggaggttggcaatcctatgttttACTGATGTGCACATTCAGCCTTGGCTTCAGTGGTACACTGCCTCTCTATGTGGAGAGGCATGCTATCATGTCTAAGACGGGTAATTGCTCTTCTCATCATTTTATTCTTAAAATCTCAATAGATGTGTCACTGTTGATGGTCTGGAGTCAAGCAGGTACATAGGAGTAAATAGTCCATAAAGCGCTCAGAGCAATGAATCAGGCTAGAATCAGTAGCTTTGTAGGAATAACTGCAACCCTATTGGTCTCATGTGTCACCTGATTTCTGCTGAGTTGGTAGCTGCAGTACTATCTTCTGGCCATATGTTCTAGTGGTGCTGCAGAGTAGTGGAGAGAATAGGCCAACACttccctgtctagggttgccagctctgggttggaaaatacttgaagatttttttggggggtggagcttaagaagggtggggtttggggaggggagggacttcagtgggctataatgccatagagcccaccttccaaagtggccattttctccaggtggactgatctctgtcacctggagatgttgtaatacaggagatctccagccaccatctggagtttAGCAATCAAAGATAAGAAAATTGTGCCCTCAGTAGGAAGTCAGCAAAAGAAACGGCACGTATGGCTAATTAATAAGAAGCGCTACTCATAGTATAACAACCAAGAATCATTGTAATGACATACAAGAACATAATTGAACACAAACACTGAGTAACAATCTAGGAAACACAGTACAAGAACAACAATATAGGAAACAGTCCAAGTCACTGACTAAACGAATGTAAGTCCATCTATTTTTGGCTTTCTTGGACTTACATTTGATTAGTGACTTGGACTGTTTCCTATATTGTTGTTCTTGTACTGTGTTTCCTAGATTGTTGCTCCGTGTATGCATTCAATTATGTTCTTGTATGTTATTTCAATGATTCTTGGTTGTTATACTACGAGTAGCGCTTCTTATTAATCAGCCATAAGTGTCGTTTcttttgctaaccacctggagtttggcagtccTAGGCAGTACAGAGAGAATAGTGCATATATCTTGCCATTATTGGTTGAGAACCTGGGCACGTCCATCAAAGAGGGTAGAAAATTAAACACAATTTTGACAAAACAGCACAACTCTGTGTTTATGTGTACGAGCCATCCTTAGGGatgccagattcctctttgccgctggcgggaggttttttgggtggagcctgaggagggtggggtttggggcaggaagggacttccgtgccatagagtccaattgccaaagtggccattttctccagatgaactgatctctatcggctggagatcagttgtaatagtaggcggtctccagctattacttggaggttggcaacccaagctatCCTGAGGTCTGTCACTTTCCTTCGCTTTTCCAGTCTGTTCTGCGGCACAACCTGGACGAGCTCTGCCTTGTCACCGAGACCTCCGTCTTCCCAGCCCAGGAAGAAAAAGCCGAAAGCTCTTTAGAGGAGTCACCATTGCTGCCCGACACCAAGAATAAAAGCAGAAGCGAACTGACGTGCCGACAGCTCCTCCAGCTGATCCCAGACGGAACCCCCAAAGTAAGAGTTTCTTGGCAACAGGGAGATTAAGCCTGCATTACTTCAGTTTCCTCTGTGATTCATCAAGGAAGCTGCTGCCTCTGAGGTTAAGGATCTCAGTTCTTTGGTTGATGCTGCTCTTCTAAAACCAAAGTCTTGTGCCTCTTAAAGCTGGCTGACAAGAAGGAAGTTCGGCAGCCACAAGCTTCCTCGTCTGTGCCAGGAAAAGCGGCAACTTTACAGTCTGTGATGCTGCTTTTAAAGGCACCATCTCACAGCCAGGAAAAAGCAGGCATGAAACATAGAGCTACAGAGGACTTTACCTCAAGCCTTTTATGCAagactgtttcccttgcggtcacccccttgactgcttcagggctttgctttgatcatgcatgccttttccaactgtTAGAGGGCGACTTGCTCTCCCTGggcatttccacgcattttgcccacattttctggatgctggttgaaacagcatccagataacatgggcaaaacatgtggaaatgtgcggggagagcgaggtgacctctgccggtcggaaaagacatgcataatcaaagcaaagcccccaagCAGTCAGGGTTCTTTTtggctctggcgggaggtttttggggtggagctgaggcatcacttccagtttacacctggaagtgccatatcacaacgggccttttaccactcaaactggtagtctgagtggcaaaaggcccattgcgatgcctCCGGTTGTTAACAAGAAGTGGCGTAATTGCGTCTGTGTGGCCGTGCACGCACGTGTTCCCTGCTTTGGAACCGggcagtggattggtgggcaattgcccgccaatctaagtaacctggcagccctactccccacacccccagtgacccctactccatgcctagaagatgggggaaaaaaaccctccaggatccctggccaatctggcctggaggaaaattgcttcctgaccccaaagtggtgatcggcactaccctgggcatgcaagaaagggccacgagagccaaacactgatgcaaaccttcctactctctctctcatgatttgcccaaggtcatagaatcagatcTTGCCAGATCTATGGTGGAACATGCTGTATCAAGACAATCAGTCCATCTTGCTCAATATTTTCTACTGGTGGAAGCAGAAGGATTCCTGCAATCTTTGAACTGGAGATAGaaaggactgaacttgggacctttttaATGCAAAGGTCATTAACACATGGCCTTTTTGTCCTGCGAGTCTCCTGCGAATGTAGTGAATCTCcgcaggcaaaatgcatgctCATCTCCCACCTGTgggatcaacccacctccttctgcaacttccccaggttttcctaTCCCTGCTGTTTCCTGACTTAAATTTAAGAATCACAACATTTGTGATTGCTTACCAGTGTGTTTCATCGCTCAGGTACTCTCTCTGCTCCCTCGCTCCGCCTCCCCCCTTTGCTCCTTGCAGCAGCTGTCCAGCAGCAACACCCTTCCAAGCTGGGGGTGGGATGAAGGAGCGCAAGGATCCTCACCATCACGGCCAGGCTGGCAGAGGTGGCCAGGGTGGCGAGCAGTGGAGGCAGAGCGGTGCCGGGCAGCGGTAGGGGGCAGAGGCTGCGGCAAGAGCAGCAACTGCGATGGTGGCCGAGCTGGAAATGCTGCCTCCTTCTctgtcctcctcctcttgctgtcCCCTCGTCCCTCCTACTGGCTCCAGCAGTGGTGGCTGCCGCAACCACCACTCTGAGCCCAAAGCTGCAGAGAATGAACGAGTTGCAGGAAGCGGGCGAGAGGGGCAAGCAGCTCTctccatgcattcaattttttaaattcacTATGGAAAATCATGAGACATAGCGGAGACAAACCACAGGGATattagccatgcgttaatggccaaagcCTGTGCTCTGCTATGGTCCCTTTCTCCTTTGACATAGATATGAAAAGGTTCAGGTGCCCGTTCCTCCCTCCTGGTTACCTATCAGAAGCCTTTGAGAGATAGCAGGGTAAAATTCCTATGTAAACGATGGTGGATGTCTCATTCCAGGTAATGGCCCAGCAGCTGTTGATGATCTACAGTGGCTATTACGTCAGGCTCTTGGTTAGCGGCCAACTGCCAGAGGTCCCCGTGAGACGTCATGTTATGTTCAACCACATCCCCTGCCTTTGCCAGTTTATTGAGTTCACAGTGCTGGGAAAGAGATGCTTTTCGTTCAAGCGGAGGTGACAAATAGAAGTGGCCTGCAGCCAGCACAACATGAATCCACGCTCTCTGTGCACAGCATCAACGggcagagaaaggagagagacatCACCTGCGATCTGGGGGGAATGTGCCGTTTGTTCTCCGTAATGCAGAGGTGGAAAGCAGAAATTTTCTGGAGACATCCCTGTCTTGACATAAGGGATACACTTGAATACTAAGTTAAGACAAGGGTTGGCCAAACCCAGTGTACTCTGCCCAGTGACCAGCGCCAACGCTCCAACGTTTTCCCAGATTGGAGATCCTTGatgtggaaatgctggggattcaacctgggagcCTGCCAAACTTTTCTGTGGATGCGGTGGGGGGGAGCACAATTGtcactgatttccccctcctgctgcagacctccaactTCTTGCTGTTCCTGTTGGTCCTTCGTGTACCAGGACCGGCATTTCAGGTGGCATCTAGTGTGCTCCATGGGGGAGGAAGGTGAGAAAGTCACCCACTGctgatggaaattcttctgttgATAACTTTTGGCAACATCTAAGAATATGGCTTTAACAAAAGCATCCTTTTGTCTAGCAACTTGGAATGCAACACATTTCTTAAGGTCAGGCTAAATAATGCTAGAATTCGACAATTGGAACTCCAGCATTATGTGATTTAGAATTCCAGGAATGTTATTTGGTCCAGTGAAGAGCTACTGCAGGGGAAAGGGATGGATTAGGGCTACAGTGTAggaaagtagaagagttggtttttgtatgctgattttctttaccttttaaggagaatcaaactgtcttacaatctccttcccttcctctccccacaacagatacctggtgaggtaggtgaggctgagagagctcaaagagaactgtgactagcccaaggtcacccagctggctttgtgtgtaggagtggggaaaccaaccctgttctctggatagagtccatcactcttaaccactacactgtgctggaaGAGTGTGGGGTTAACTGTTTCCCAATCAAAAATGCTCTCCTCACCCCTGGCTGCTTTAAGCCCCCTGAAAACGacaaaaatgctaggaaaagttgacggcagcaggaaaagaggaagacccaacaggaaaGCGATTGTGGGCATTTGTCTTTTCCCCATTAATGGGGTTTAAATAATCTGGTGGGGTGCATTTTTGATGCAGGAAATTGTGCAAGGGTGCTTTTTAGAATCAGAGAACACATCTGGAATTCCAGTCATCCAACTTTGTCTTCCTGGGTCGTTCATTTGTTGGAACATGAAGTTGGGGGAAGAAGGGATCTTGGTTCAGGCTTAGGGTTGTGCAAGAAAAAATTCAGCacattttggatttgggtttattgggcccaatattTTTCAGGGAACCTGaaataagtcgaatacccataccgctaaatatgggcattcattttatttttgggtttcctgaaaagatttggccgggtgtgtgtgtcattttttgagatagagcccCCCAATTTGCAGCATATCTTGAAGGGAAtatccttgcacgaaccccaaagtttggtgaagattgggtcagggggtctgattttatggggttcggaaggggtcaccccctcctccatagtgaAATATtgtgaagtagggctgtcaaaaaaaaaaattcggtacagttcggattcggccgaatttggccttgtgggttcggtacgtgccgaagtccgaactcccccacttcggatccgttcaattcggcgggaattcaaagttcggaaaaaaaattcggccgaataaagccattaaaaacataaccgcgcttttccgcggctctggggggggcatttttgggcttagaggtcccaaactttcagcagagcttcaaaggacgtatattgaaagactccccaagttttgtaaagattgggtcagggggggctgagatatgggccctgaaaggggtcccccccacccttaatgtgtatctctcaacagagcttgccgcccaagcacaaagctcccggcccgacaaacagctgatgagagcaagggcggggcaggtgctaagaactttgcaaagcaacacaactgaaaagcaacacctttgcaaacatgcaaagggcggggcaggtgtgaagaattttgcaaaacaatacaactgcaaagcaacacaagcacgcaatgcaacacctttgcaacagtgcaaagcaacacctgacacctgggagtttgcataccatggaaagggacagaggcagctagctatgcataatgaacaggagggggtggaatttctccttttgcattggacttgggaccaggcagatgcattctttaagtcaccatttgaaaaccagttttgagcaagcatcaaaataacctaactgatcttatgaatgaggaaaaacctgaagaataaaaatgaagccccccctcaaaccagggagagagagactggagggggaacacacaccccaggcagaaccggcaaaagccccctttggctccccccccacccacagaaactgctccctcccc
This window encodes:
- the TMEM268 gene encoding transmembrane protein 268, encoding MAPGKNQAGRDKKDELSFSVSYCRNQAEEHSVHWREELLNGQVLMVLSARKACSPARFDANLCAARLKSLGIQMTTDQWRNLIQSAVLEPEVRKYMFYNSRVFGIVIAVVFYVILWINLYSTLQIYSLAQSWKISILVTLGALVAALAIRLIIHQQQGKMNMNTDMRLVAANEVFMKHELLVGVTGQLDQLHSIPQLWFVHFNVEPCVQSLEESITEMKRNQESVLRHNLDELCLVTETSVFPAQEEKAESSLEESPLLPDTKNKSRSELTCRQLLQLIPDGTPKVMAQQLLMIYSGYYVRLLVSGQLPEVPVRRHVMFNHIPCLCQFIEFTVLGKRCFSFKRR